A stretch of the Ensifer sp. PDNC004 genome encodes the following:
- the msrP gene encoding protein-methionine-sulfoxide reductase catalytic subunit MsrP, translated as MPSYRPPRIVSSEITPEAIFFNRRTFLGAAAGGVLLAGSGTGLAAALSAPKGKYTVDEDLTPEADVTSYNNFYEFGTGKGDPAANSNSFKPTPWTVKVDGLVGKPKEFGLEELLALPIEERVYRMRCVEAWSMVIPWTGFQLSALLDKVEPLGSAKYVSFETVVRPSEMPGQSGFFQPLPWPYREGLRLDEARHPLTLLSVGVYGKTLPNQNGAPVRLVTPWKYGFKGIKSIVRISLTETQPPSTWNLSAPNEYGFFANVNPAVDHPRWSQATENRIGGGGFFGSNRRDTLPFNGYADEVAGLYAGMDLRANY; from the coding sequence ATGCCATCTTACCGTCCGCCGCGAATCGTTTCCTCCGAAATCACCCCGGAGGCCATCTTTTTCAACCGCCGCACCTTCCTCGGGGCTGCCGCCGGCGGCGTGCTGCTTGCGGGAAGCGGTACGGGGCTCGCGGCCGCACTCAGCGCGCCCAAGGGCAAATACACCGTCGACGAGGACCTGACGCCCGAGGCCGACGTCACCAGCTACAACAATTTCTATGAGTTCGGGACCGGCAAGGGCGACCCTGCGGCCAATTCGAACAGCTTCAAGCCAACGCCATGGACCGTGAAGGTCGATGGCCTCGTCGGCAAGCCGAAGGAATTCGGGCTCGAAGAGCTCTTGGCGTTGCCGATCGAAGAGCGCGTCTACCGCATGCGCTGTGTCGAAGCCTGGTCGATGGTGATCCCCTGGACCGGGTTTCAGCTCTCGGCGCTGCTCGACAAGGTCGAGCCGCTCGGCAGCGCCAAATATGTCTCGTTCGAGACCGTGGTGCGGCCATCCGAAATGCCGGGCCAATCCGGTTTCTTCCAGCCGTTGCCCTGGCCCTATCGCGAGGGGTTGAGGCTCGACGAGGCCCGTCACCCGCTGACACTGCTGTCCGTGGGCGTCTACGGCAAGACGCTTCCCAACCAGAACGGCGCGCCGGTTCGGCTGGTCACTCCGTGGAAATACGGCTTCAAGGGGATCAAGTCGATCGTGCGCATTTCCCTGACGGAAACACAGCCGCCCTCGACCTGGAACCTCTCGGCGCCGAACGAGTACGGCTTCTTTGCCAACGTCAATCCGGCGGTCGATCATCCCCGCTGGAGCCAGGCAACGGAAAACCGCATCGGCGGTGGTGGCTTCTTCGGCTCCAACCGGCGCGACACCCTGCCCTTCAACGGCTATGCCGACGAGGTGGCCGGGCTTTATGCCGGCATGGATCTCAGAGCGAACTATTGA
- the msrQ gene encoding protein-methionine-sulfoxide reductase heme-binding subunit MsrQ — protein MARLPTLAKRYHSASVWALYGLGLLPAAYAFYLGATGQLPGNPVKEFEHLLGLWALRFLVATLAISPIRDLFGINWLRYRRAVGLLAFYYVLMHFFAYMLLDQRLNFPSILADIARRPFITIGMAALVMLIPLALTSNNWSIRRLGARWNKLHRLAYVITAAGALHFSMSVKVIGPEQLLYLGLVALLLAWRLVRKPYLRRKRQAANAPTRTATESA, from the coding sequence ATGGCCCGCCTGCCCACCCTTGCAAAGCGTTACCATTCAGCCTCGGTCTGGGCGCTCTACGGCCTCGGGCTGCTGCCGGCCGCCTACGCATTCTATCTCGGCGCTACGGGCCAACTGCCCGGAAACCCGGTCAAGGAATTCGAACACCTGCTCGGCCTCTGGGCGCTGCGCTTCCTCGTCGCGACGTTGGCGATCTCGCCGATCCGCGACCTCTTCGGCATCAACTGGCTGCGCTACCGCCGGGCAGTCGGGCTACTCGCCTTCTACTATGTGCTGATGCACTTCTTTGCCTACATGCTGCTCGATCAGCGGCTAAACTTCCCGAGCATACTGGCCGATATCGCCCGCCGCCCCTTCATCACCATCGGCATGGCCGCGCTCGTCATGCTGATCCCGCTGGCGCTCACGTCCAACAACTGGTCGATCCGCAGGCTCGGTGCGCGGTGGAACAAACTTCACCGCCTGGCCTACGTGATCACCGCCGCCGGCGCCCTGCATTTCTCGATGTCGGTGAAGGTCATCGGCCCGGAACAGCTGCTTTATCTCGGGCTCGTTGCGCTGTTGCTCGCCTGGCGGCTGGTGCGCAAACCCTATCTGCGGCGCAAGCGCCAGGCCGCCAATGCGCCGACGAGGACCGCTACCGAAAGCGCCTGA
- the rplQ gene encoding 50S ribosomal protein L17, with protein sequence MRHGKAGRKLNRTASHRKAMFANMAASLIEHEQIVTTLPKAKEIRPIVEKLVTLGKRGDLHARRQAISQIRDAAVVAKLFDTIASRYATRNGGYLRIMKAGFRHGDNAALAVIEFVDRDVSAKGAKDLARVAAEAEAAEAA encoded by the coding sequence ATGCGCCACGGTAAAGCCGGCCGCAAGCTGAATAGAACCGCCAGCCACCGCAAGGCGATGTTTGCCAACATGGCAGCTTCGCTGATCGAACACGAGCAGATCGTTACGACCCTGCCGAAGGCTAAGGAAATCCGCCCGATCGTCGAGAAGCTCGTCACGCTCGGCAAGCGCGGTGACCTGCATGCTCGCCGCCAGGCGATCTCGCAGATCCGCGACGCCGCTGTCGTTGCCAAGCTGTTCGACACGATCGCATCGCGTTACGCCACCCGCAACGGCGGCTACCTGCGCATCATGAAGGCTGGCTTCCGTCACGGCGACAACGCCGCGCTCGCCGTCATCGAATTCGTTGACCGCGACGTCTCGGCAAAGGGCGCGAAGGATCTCGCCCGCGTTGCCGCAGAAGCTGAAGCTGCCGAAGCAGCCTAA
- a CDS encoding DNA-directed RNA polymerase subunit alpha has protein sequence MIQKNWQELIKPNKVEFVSSGRTKATLVAEPLERGFGLTLGNALRRVLLSSLRGAAVTAVQIDGVLHEFSSIPGVREDVTDIVLNIKEIAIKMDGDDAKRMVVRKQGPGVVTAGDIQTVGDIEILNPNHVICTLDEGAEIRMEFTVNNGKGYVPADRNRSEDAPIGLIPVDSLYSPVKKVSYKVENTREGQVLDYDKLTMSIETDGSVTGEDAIAFAARILQDQLSVFVNFDEPQKEAEEEAVTELAFNPALLKKVDELELSVRSANCLKNDNIVYIGDLIQKTEAEMLRTPNFGRKSLNEIKEVLASMGLHLGMEVPSWPPENIEDLAKRYEDQY, from the coding sequence ATGATCCAGAAGAATTGGCAGGAACTGATCAAGCCGAACAAGGTGGAGTTCGTCTCCTCCGGCCGCACCAAGGCAACGCTGGTTGCGGAACCGCTTGAACGCGGCTTCGGTCTGACGCTCGGCAACGCGCTTCGCCGCGTGCTGCTGTCGTCTCTGCGCGGTGCTGCTGTCACCGCAGTGCAGATCGACGGCGTCCTGCACGAGTTCTCCTCTATCCCGGGCGTCCGGGAAGATGTGACGGACATCGTGCTCAACATCAAGGAAATCGCCATCAAGATGGATGGCGACGACGCAAAGCGCATGGTTGTGCGCAAGCAGGGCCCAGGCGTTGTAACCGCCGGTGACATCCAGACGGTTGGCGATATCGAAATCCTCAACCCGAACCACGTGATCTGCACCCTCGACGAGGGCGCCGAGATCCGCATGGAATTCACCGTCAACAACGGCAAGGGCTACGTTCCGGCAGATCGCAACCGTTCGGAAGATGCTCCGATCGGCCTGATCCCGGTCGACAGCCTGTACTCGCCGGTCAAGAAAGTGTCCTACAAGGTGGAAAACACCCGCGAAGGCCAGGTTCTTGACTACGACAAGCTGACGATGTCCATCGAGACGGACGGCTCCGTCACCGGTGAAGATGCGATCGCATTTGCGGCCCGCATCCTTCAGGACCAGCTGTCGGTCTTCGTCAATTTCGACGAGCCGCAGAAGGAAGCAGAGGAAGAGGCAGTTACCGAACTCGCCTTCAACCCGGCGCTTCTCAAGAAGGTCGACGAACTGGAACTTTCGGTCCGTTCGGCCAACTGCCTGAAGAACGACAACATCGTCTACATCGGCGACCTCATTCAGAAGACCGAAGCAGAAATGCTCCGCACGCCGAATTTTGGTCGCAAGTCGCTGAACGAAATCAAGGAAGTTCTCGCTTCCATGGGCCTGCACCTCGGCATGGAAGTGCCGTCCTGGCCGCCTGAGAACATCGAAGATCTCGCCAAGCGTTACGAAGACCAATACTAA
- the rpsK gene encoding 30S ribosomal protein S11, producing the protein MAKEATRVRRRERKNITSGVAHVNSSFNNTMITITDAQGNAIAWSSAGAKGFKGSRKSTPFAAQIAAEDCAKKAQEHGMKSLEVEVCGPGSGRESALRALQAAGFMITSIRDVTPIPHNGCRPRKKRRV; encoded by the coding sequence ATGGCCAAGGAAGCCACCCGCGTTCGCCGTCGCGAACGCAAGAACATCACGTCTGGCGTTGCGCACGTCAATTCGTCGTTCAACAACACCATGATCACCATCACCGACGCACAGGGCAACGCGATTGCCTGGTCGTCTGCCGGTGCCAAGGGTTTCAAGGGTTCGCGTAAGTCGACCCCGTTTGCCGCACAGATCGCCGCTGAAGACTGCGCCAAGAAGGCTCAGGAACACGGCATGAAGTCGCTGGAAGTCGAAGTTTGCGGTCCGGGTTCCGGCCGTGAATCCGCTCTTCGCGCGCTGCAGGCTGCGGGCTTCATGATCACCTCGATCCGCGATGTGACCCCGATCCCGCACAACGGCTGCCGCCCGCGCAAGAAGCGCCGCGTCTGA
- the rpsM gene encoding 30S ribosomal protein S13: protein MARIAGVNIPTAKRVVIALTYIHGIGPKFAQEIIEKVGIPADRRVHQLTDAEVLQIRETIDRDYQVEGDLRRETSMNIKRLMDLGCYRGLRHRRGLPVRGQRTHTNARTRKGPAKAIAGKKK from the coding sequence GTGGCACGTATCGCTGGCGTCAACATCCCGACGGCAAAGCGCGTAGTTATTGCGCTGACCTACATTCACGGGATCGGCCCGAAATTCGCACAGGAAATCATCGAGAAGGTCGGTATCCCGGCTGATCGTCGCGTGCATCAGCTGACGGACGCTGAAGTCCTGCAGATCCGCGAAACGATCGACCGCGACTACCAGGTCGAAGGCGACCTGCGTCGCGAGACCTCGATGAACATCAAGCGCCTGATGGACCTCGGCTGCTACCGCGGCCTGCGTCACCGTCGTGGCCTTCCGGTTCGCGGTCAGCGCACCCACACCAACGCTCGCACCCGCAAGGGTCCGGCGAAGGCGATTGCCGGTAAGAAGAAGTAA
- a CDS encoding adenylate kinase, with product MRLIFLGPPGAGKGTQAKLLTERYGIPQLSTGDMLRAAVAQATEVGKRAKAVMDAGQLVSDEIVNEIVSDRIDQPDCVKGFILDGYPRTVPQAIALGKMLEGKGLKLDAVIELKVDEAALVKRMENRVAETIAAGGTVRSDDNPEAFKRRLTEYREKTAPLSEHYAGTGQLRTVDGMAEVNTVTAEIEKILA from the coding sequence ATGAGACTGATTTTTTTGGGACCGCCGGGCGCTGGCAAGGGGACACAGGCCAAGCTTCTGACGGAGAGATACGGCATTCCGCAGCTTTCCACAGGAGATATGCTGCGGGCGGCCGTCGCCCAGGCGACCGAAGTCGGCAAGCGTGCCAAGGCGGTCATGGATGCCGGTCAGCTGGTATCCGATGAGATCGTCAACGAAATCGTGTCGGATCGCATCGACCAGCCGGACTGTGTGAAGGGGTTCATCCTAGACGGTTACCCGCGCACGGTTCCGCAGGCGATCGCGCTCGGCAAGATGCTCGAGGGCAAGGGCCTGAAGCTCGATGCCGTAATCGAGCTCAAGGTCGACGAGGCAGCCCTTGTAAAGCGGATGGAGAATCGCGTAGCGGAAACCATCGCAGCCGGCGGCACCGTTCGTTCGGACGACAATCCGGAAGCCTTCAAGCGCCGGTTGACCGAGTACCGCGAAAAGACGGCGCCGCTCTCTGAGCATTACGCCGGAACGGGGCAACTCAGAACGGTCGATGGCATGGCGGAAGTGAACACCGTCACCGCCGAGATCGAGAAGATTCTGGCTTAG
- the secY gene encoding preprotein translocase subunit SecY translates to MASAAEQLASNLNFSTFAKAEDLKKRLWFTLGALLVYRLGTYIPLPGLNPEAFAQAFRGQSGGILGLFNMFSGGAVERMAIFALGIMPYISASIIVQLMTSVVPALEQLKKEGEQGRKIINQYTRYGTVLLGTAQAYAIAVGLESGNGLVNDPGWFFRISTVISLLGGTMFLMWLGEQITSRGIGNGISLIIFAGIVAHLPTALAGTLELGRTGALSTPLILAIIVMVVGVIALIVFVERAQRRLLIQYPKRQVGNRMFQGDTSHLPLKLNTSGVIPAIFASSLLLLPATLAGFANTATLPGWATTVVGALAHGKPLYMVLYGAMIAFFAFFYTAIVFNPKDTADNLKKHGGFIPGIRPGERTAEYIDYVLTRITVIGAAYLIFVCILPEVLIAQTGVPFYLGGTSLLIVVSVTLDTVAQIQGHLIAQQYEGLIKKSKLRGGKRGR, encoded by the coding sequence ATGGCTTCTGCAGCGGAACAGCTCGCCTCGAACCTGAATTTCTCGACTTTCGCCAAGGCGGAAGATCTGAAGAAACGGCTCTGGTTCACGCTTGGTGCGCTTCTGGTTTACCGTCTTGGCACCTATATCCCGCTGCCCGGTCTTAACCCGGAAGCGTTTGCCCAGGCATTCCGCGGCCAGAGCGGCGGCATCCTCGGCCTCTTCAACATGTTTTCCGGCGGTGCAGTTGAGCGCATGGCGATCTTCGCGCTCGGCATCATGCCCTATATCTCTGCGTCGATCATCGTTCAGCTGATGACCTCTGTCGTTCCTGCACTGGAACAGCTGAAGAAGGAAGGCGAGCAGGGCCGCAAGATCATCAACCAGTACACCCGTTACGGCACGGTGCTTCTCGGCACGGCGCAGGCTTACGCCATCGCGGTCGGCCTCGAGAGCGGCAACGGCCTCGTCAACGATCCGGGTTGGTTCTTCCGTATTTCGACCGTCATTTCTCTGCTTGGCGGCACCATGTTCCTGATGTGGCTCGGTGAGCAGATCACATCGCGCGGCATCGGCAACGGCATCTCGCTGATCATTTTCGCCGGTATCGTCGCCCATCTGCCGACGGCTCTGGCCGGCACGCTCGAACTCGGACGCACCGGCGCACTGTCGACCCCGCTGATCCTCGCGATCATCGTCATGGTCGTCGGCGTCATCGCGCTCATCGTGTTCGTTGAGCGCGCCCAGCGGCGGCTTCTGATCCAGTATCCGAAGCGACAGGTCGGCAACCGCATGTTCCAGGGCGACACCTCGCACCTGCCGCTGAAGCTCAACACATCGGGCGTCATCCCGGCAATCTTTGCGTCGTCGCTGCTGCTTCTGCCGGCAACGCTTGCAGGCTTTGCCAATACCGCGACGCTGCCGGGCTGGGCGACCACCGTTGTTGGCGCGCTTGCGCACGGCAAGCCGCTCTACATGGTGCTCTACGGTGCGATGATCGCGTTCTTCGCCTTCTTCTACACGGCGATCGTCTTCAATCCGAAGGACACGGCCGACAATCTGAAGAAGCACGGCGGCTTCATCCCGGGCATTCGTCCGGGCGAGCGTACCGCGGAATACATCGATTATGTCCTGACGCGCATCACCGTGATCGGTGCGGCCTATCTGATCTTCGTCTGCATTCTGCCGGAAGTTCTGATCGCTCAGACCGGCGTGCCGTTCTACCTTGGTGGTACGTCGCTTTTGATTGTTGTCAGCGTCACCCTTGATACGGTAGCACAGATCCAGGGCCACCTCATCGCACAGCAATATGAGGGGCTGATCAAGAAGTCGAAGCTGCGCGGAGGAAAGAGGGGACGATGA
- the rplO gene encoding 50S ribosomal protein L15, which produces MKLNEIKDNEGSTHSRKRLGRGIGSGSGKTAGRGVKGQKARSGVAINGFEGGQMPIYRRLPKRGFNNIFASEFVVVSLGRIQTAIDAKKLDASKTVDAAALKAAGVIRREKDGVRVLADGELKAKVSLEVAGASKSAIEKIEKAGGSIKLLAAAAE; this is translated from the coding sequence ATGAAACTGAATGAAATCAAGGACAACGAAGGCTCGACCCACAGCCGTAAGCGTCTTGGCCGTGGTATCGGCTCGGGCTCCGGCAAGACCGCCGGTCGCGGTGTGAAGGGTCAGAAGGCTCGTTCGGGCGTTGCGATCAACGGCTTCGAAGGCGGCCAGATGCCGATCTACCGTCGTCTGCCGAAGCGCGGCTTCAACAACATCTTCGCTTCGGAGTTTGTTGTCGTGTCGCTCGGCCGTATCCAGACGGCAATCGACGCCAAGAAGCTCGACGCTTCCAAGACCGTTGACGCAGCTGCCCTCAAGGCTGCCGGCGTCATCCGTCGCGAAAAGGACGGCGTCCGCGTTCTGGCCGACGGCGAACTGAAGGCGAAGGTTTCGCTCGAAGTTGCCGGCGCTTCCAAGTCTGCGATCGAAAAGATCGAAAAGGCTGGCGGCTCGATCAAGCTGCTCGCAGCGGCTGCTGAATAA
- the rpmD gene encoding 50S ribosomal protein L30: protein MAKKEVAAKTVTVEQIGSPIRRPAVQRQTLIGLGLNKMHRVRTLEDTPSVRGMIRTVQHLVRVVDEK from the coding sequence ATGGCTAAGAAAGAAGTCGCAGCGAAGACCGTTACCGTCGAGCAGATCGGTAGCCCCATTCGCCGTCCGGCCGTACAGCGTCAGACGCTGATCGGCCTGGGCCTCAACAAGATGCACCGGGTTCGCACGCTGGAAGACACTCCGTCTGTCCGCGGCATGATCCGGACGGTCCAGCACCTCGTTCGCGTCGTCGACGAGAAGTGA
- the rpsE gene encoding 30S ribosomal protein S5: protein MAQERKGSREDRQNREERDSEFVDKLVAINRVAKVVKGGRRFGFAALVVVGDQKGRVGFGHGKAREVPEAIRKATEAAKRDLIFVPLRGGRTLHHDVHGRHGAGKVLLRSAKAGTGIIAGGPMRAVFETLGVHDVVAKSTGSSNPYNMVRATFDALKNQMHPKDIAAQRGMKYATLQARRVASGAASEE from the coding sequence ATGGCACAGGAAAGAAAGGGTTCTCGCGAAGATCGCCAGAACCGCGAAGAGCGCGACAGCGAATTTGTCGATAAGCTCGTAGCAATTAACCGCGTCGCCAAGGTGGTGAAGGGCGGTCGTCGTTTCGGTTTCGCCGCTCTCGTCGTCGTTGGCGACCAGAAGGGCCGCGTTGGCTTCGGTCATGGCAAGGCACGCGAAGTGCCGGAAGCCATCCGCAAGGCAACCGAAGCCGCAAAGCGCGACCTGATTTTCGTCCCGCTGCGTGGTGGTCGTACCCTGCATCACGACGTTCACGGTCGTCATGGCGCCGGCAAGGTGCTGCTGCGTTCGGCCAAGGCCGGTACCGGTATCATCGCTGGTGGCCCGATGCGCGCCGTCTTCGAAACGCTCGGCGTTCATGACGTCGTTGCCAAGTCGACCGGTTCGTCGAACCCCTACAACATGGTTCGCGCAACGTTCGACGCCCTCAAGAACCAGATGCACCCGAAGGACATCGCAGCTCAGCGCGGCATGAAGTACGCCACGCTCCAGGCTCGTCGTGTTGCCTCCGGCGCTGCTTCCGAAGAATAA
- the rplR gene encoding 50S ribosomal protein L18, which yields MASRKDTLVRRANRVRRQIKAVANGRPRLSVHRSSKNIYVQVIDDVAGKTLASASTLDTDLRSSLKTGADTAAAAAVGKLIAERAVKAGVKDVVFDRGAFIYHGRIKALADAAREGGLNF from the coding sequence ATGGCTAGCAGGAAAGATACTCTTGTGCGTCGCGCCAACCGCGTGCGCCGTCAAATCAAGGCGGTCGCCAATGGCCGTCCGCGCCTGTCGGTTCATCGCTCGTCGAAGAACATCTACGTACAGGTCATCGACGACGTGGCCGGCAAGACGCTTGCGTCTGCCTCCACCCTCGATACCGATCTGCGTTCGTCGTTGAAGACGGGCGCCGACACGGCAGCTGCTGCTGCCGTCGGCAAGCTCATCGCTGAGCGCGCCGTAAAGGCTGGCGTCAAGGACGTTGTCTTTGATCGTGGCGCCTTCATCTATCACGGCCGCATCAAGGCTTTGGCCGATGCTGCCCGTGAAGGTGGTCTGAACTTCTGA
- the rplF gene encoding 50S ribosomal protein L6, translating to MSRIGKKPVQVPAGVTASVDGQKVTAKGPKGELFFVANDEVSVKLEENAVVVQPLSQSKDARSKWGMSRTMIENIFKGVKDGYERKLEINGVGYRASMQGKNLQLALGFSHDVVYQTPEGITIAVPKPTEIIVSGINKQQVGQVAAEIREYRGPEPYKGKGVKYAEERIVRKEGKKK from the coding sequence ATGTCTCGTATCGGTAAGAAGCCCGTTCAGGTTCCGGCAGGCGTCACGGCAAGCGTTGATGGCCAGAAGGTAACGGCGAAGGGCCCGAAGGGCGAACTGTTCTTCGTTGCAAACGACGAAGTCTCGGTAAAGCTCGAAGAAAATGCGGTTGTTGTACAGCCGCTCAGCCAGAGCAAGGATGCTCGTTCGAAGTGGGGCATGTCCCGCACGATGATCGAGAACATCTTCAAGGGCGTCAAGGACGGTTACGAGCGCAAGCTCGAAATCAACGGCGTTGGTTATCGTGCGTCGATGCAGGGCAAGAACCTGCAGCTGGCGCTCGGCTTCAGCCACGACGTCGTCTACCAGACGCCGGAAGGCATCACGATTGCTGTTCCGAAGCCGACCGAAATCATCGTGTCCGGCATCAACAAGCAGCAGGTCGGCCAGGTTGCCGCGGAAATCCGCGAATACCGTGGCCCCGAGCCCTACAAGGGCAAGGGCGTCAAGTATGCCGAAGAGCGGATTGTCCGCAAAGAAGGCAAGAAGAAGTAA
- the rpsH gene encoding 30S ribosomal protein S8 yields MAMTDPLGDMLTRIRNGAARRKSSVSTPASKLRARVLDVLQAEGYIRGYSEVVFGNGKAELNIELKYYEGASVIREIGRVSKPGRRVYVSVKSIPQVANGLGITILSTPKGVMADHQAREQNVGGEILCSVF; encoded by the coding sequence ATGGCAATGACTGATCCGCTGGGCGATATGCTCACCCGTATCCGTAACGGCGCGGCTCGCCGCAAGTCGAGCGTTTCCACGCCGGCTTCGAAGCTCCGTGCACGTGTTCTGGATGTTCTTCAGGCTGAAGGCTACATCCGCGGGTACTCCGAAGTCGTATTCGGCAACGGCAAGGCCGAGCTGAACATCGAACTGAAGTACTACGAAGGCGCTTCCGTGATCCGTGAGATCGGCCGCGTTTCCAAGCCGGGCCGCCGAGTTTATGTCTCGGTTAAGTCCATTCCGCAGGTCGCGAACGGCCTCGGCATCACCATCCTTTCGACCCCGAAGGGCGTGATGGCCGATCATCAGGCACGCGAACAGAATGTTGGTGGCGAGATCCTTTGCTCCGTCTTCTAA
- the rpsN gene encoding 30S ribosomal protein S14 — MAKTSAVEKNKRRRKLVASQAAKRAALKATIMNQSLPIEERFKATIKLAGLPRDGSKTRIRNRCEVTGRPRAFYRKLRMSRIALRELGNLGKVPGIVKSSW; from the coding sequence ATGGCGAAAACGAGCGCAGTTGAAAAGAACAAGCGCCGCCGCAAATTGGTTGCCTCGCAGGCTGCAAAGCGTGCCGCTCTGAAGGCGACCATCATGAACCAGTCTCTGCCGATTGAAGAGCGGTTCAAGGCAACCATCAAGCTGGCAGGCCTGCCGCGCGATGGATCCAAGACCCGCATCCGCAACCGTTGCGAAGTTACCGGCCGTCCGCGCGCCTTCTATCGTAAACTTCGTATGTCGCGTATTGCGCTTCGCGAACTGGGCAACCTCGGCAAGGTGCCGGGTATTGTCAAGTCGAGCTGGTAA
- the rplE gene encoding 50S ribosomal protein L5 produces MAKSAYEPRLKKEYVERIRAAMQEKFSYANEMQIPRLDKIVINMGVGESTGDSKKPTVAAADLAAIAGQKPVITRARNSIAGFKLREGMPIGAKVTLRGVRMFEFLDRLVNIALPRVRDFRGLNPKSFDGRGNFAMGVKEHIVFPEINYDKVDQMWGMDIIVCTTATNDDEARALLAEFNFPFRQ; encoded by the coding sequence ATGGCTAAGTCCGCTTACGAGCCGCGGCTCAAGAAGGAATATGTCGAGCGTATTCGTGCGGCTATGCAGGAGAAGTTCTCCTACGCCAACGAAATGCAGATCCCGCGCCTCGACAAGATCGTCATCAACATGGGTGTTGGCGAATCGACGGGCGACTCCAAGAAGCCGACCGTTGCTGCTGCCGACCTCGCAGCGATTGCTGGCCAGAAGCCGGTAATCACCCGCGCTCGCAACTCCATCGCAGGCTTCAAGCTTCGCGAAGGCATGCCGATTGGTGCCAAGGTTACCCTGCGCGGCGTTCGGATGTTTGAGTTCCTCGATCGTCTCGTGAACATCGCTCTTCCGCGTGTTCGCGACTTCCGTGGCCTCAACCCGAAGTCCTTTGACGGACGTGGCAACTTCGCCATGGGCGTCAAGGAACACATTGTGTTCCCTGAGATCAACTACGACAAGGTTGATCAGATGTGGGGCATGGACATCATCGTTTGCACGACGGCTACTAACGACGACGAAGCTCGTGCTCTGCTCGCAGAGTTCAACTTCCCGTTCCGTCAGTAA
- the rplX gene encoding 50S ribosomal protein L24 encodes MQKIRKGDKVVVLTGKDKGRTGEVVQVMPKEDRAVVRGVNMVKRHQRQTQSQEAGIINKEASIHLSNIAIADPKDGKPTRVGFKIDGDKKVRVAKRSGVVIDG; translated from the coding sequence ATGCAAAAGATCCGTAAAGGCGACAAAGTCGTCGTTCTCACCGGTAAGGACAAGGGTCGTACCGGCGAAGTCGTACAGGTAATGCCGAAGGAAGACCGGGCTGTCGTGCGTGGCGTAAACATGGTGAAGCGTCACCAGCGCCAGACCCAGAGCCAGGAAGCCGGCATCATCAACAAGGAAGCCTCGATCCATCTTTCGAACATCGCGATTGCCGATCCGAAGGATGGCAAGCCGACCCGCGTCGGTTTCAAGATCGATGGCGACAAGAAGGTCCGCGTGGCCAAGCGTTCGGGAGTAGTGATCGATGGCTAA
- the rplN gene encoding 50S ribosomal protein L14: protein MIQMQTNLDVADNSGARRVMCIKVLGGSKRKYASVGDIIVVSIKEAIPRGRVKKGDVMKAVVVRTAKDIRRPDGSVIRFDTNAAVLIDNKKEPIGTRIFGPVPRELRAKNHMKIISLAPEVL, encoded by the coding sequence ATGATTCAGATGCAAACAAACCTCGACGTGGCGGATAATTCCGGCGCACGTCGTGTCATGTGCATCAAGGTGCTGGGCGGCTCCAAGCGCAAGTATGCGTCGGTCGGCGACATCATTGTCGTTTCGATCAAGGAAGCCATTCCGCGCGGCCGCGTAAAGAAGGGTGATGTCATGAAGGCTGTTGTCGTTCGCACTGCGAAGGACATCCGCCGTCCGGATGGCTCTGTCATCCGTTTTGACACCAACGCAGCCGTTCTTATCGATAACAAGAAAGAGCCGATCGGCACCCGTATCTTCGGACCGGTTCCGCGCGAACTTCGCGCCAAGAACCACATGAAGATCATCTCGCTGGCTCCAGAAGTACTCTAA
- the rpsQ gene encoding 30S ribosomal protein S17 — translation MPKRILQGTVVSDKNDKTVVVRVERRFAHPILQKTVRRSKKYKAHDENNQYKVGDVVSIEECAPISKDKRWTVVAAHA, via the coding sequence ATGCCGAAACGCATTCTGCAGGGCACTGTTGTCAGCGACAAGAACGACAAGACCGTCGTCGTACGGGTCGAGCGCCGCTTTGCGCACCCGATCCTCCAGAAGACCGTCCGTCGCTCGAAGAAGTACAAGGCGCATGACGAAAACAACCAGTACAAGGTTGGTGACGTCGTTTCCATCGAGGAATGCGCGCCGATCTCGAAGGATAAGCGCTGGACGGTAGTCGCCGCCCACGCTTGA